In Phreatobacter cathodiphilus, the genomic window CCAGGGCGAGACCGAGGCCGGTGCCCGAACTCTTGGTGGTGACGAAGGGGTCGAACAGGTGCGGCATCAGGTCGTCCGGAACGCCCGGGCCGTTGTCGCGCACGCAGACCTCGAGGGGCAGCGCCACGCGGCTCGACATGCCCGGCATGGTCAGGCGGACGCCCGGGCGGAATGCCGTCGTCAGCAGGATCTCGCCGTCGCCGGCCTGTTCGCCGATGGCCTCGGCGGCGTTCTTCACCAGGTTCAGGAAGACCTGGATGAGCTGGTCGCGATTGCCGAAGACCGGCGGGAGCGAGGGGTCGTATTCCTCGACGAAGCGGATGTGGCGGGCAAAGCCCGACTGCGACAGCTTCTTCACATGCTCGAGCACGACGTGGATGTTGACGGGCTGGCGCTCGACGGGGCGCTCGTCGGAGAAGACCTCCATCCGGTCGACGAGCTTCACGATCCGGTCGGCCTCGTCGCAGATCAGGCGGGTCAGCGTCCGGTCCTGGTCGTCCACGGAGGCCTCGAGGAGCTGCGCCGCGCCGCGGATGCCCGAGAGCGGGTTCTTGATCTCGTGGGCCAGCATGGCCGCGAGCGCCGTGACCGAACGGGCGGCGCCGCGATGGGTGAGCTGGCGGTCCATCTTGTCGGCGATGGTGCGCTCCTGCAGCATCACCACCACGTCGCCCGGCCGCTCGGCCAGCGGCGCGACGTAGATGTCGACGATCCGCTCGTGTCCGTTGCGCGGGGTGCCGAGGTCGACCTTGTACTCGTTGACCGGGGCATGGCGCTCGCGGACCTGCTCGACGAGCGCGAGGAGCGGCGAGCCGAAGGGCACGAGCTCCTTCAGCGCATGGCGCTTCAGCACCGAGATCGAGGCCTGGAAGAAGCCCTCGGCGGCGGCATTGCCGTCGAGCACCATGCCCGTCGCCGAGACGCTGATGACGGGGTGCGGCAGGGCGTTGAGAATCGAATCGTGCACCGGGAGCATCTGTGCCGAGGCCTTCATGCCGCGCGCCTCCACTGGAATCGGTCGTAGCTCTCGGCGAGCGCGGCGACGACCCGGCGCGGATCCTCCGACGTGAGGACGCGGCGGCGCGCCTCGCCGAGCAAGTCGTCGCCGACGCCGCAGGTCGCGGCCGCGGCGTCCAGGGCCCATCCGAGGTGCTTGCGGGCGTGGCGGATGCCGACGCCCAGGCCGTAATGGGCGAGCTGGGCTTCGTAGAGCTCGACGGCGCAGGCGAGCTGGGTGGAAAGATCGGGATCGGCGGGCACGGTTTGCCCGGCGAGATGGGCGGCGACCTGCGACGGCAGCCAGGGACGGCCCTGGGCGCCGCGGCCGACCATCACCGCGTCGGCGCCGGACTGCGCCAGCGCCAGGCCCGCATCCTCCGGTGTCTCGATGTCGCCGTTGGCGACCACTGGGACCGTCACCGCCGCCTTGACGGCCGCGATGGCCCGCCAGTCGGCCCGGCCCTTGTAGAACTGCTGACGCGTGCGCCCGTGCACCGTGACGAGGGCGACGCCCGCCTGCTCGGCGCGGCGCGCCAGGTCCGGCGCGTTGAGCGAGGCATGGTCCCAGCCGAGCCGCATCTTCAGCGTCACCGGAACGCCCACCGCGGCGACCGTCGCTTCGATCAGGCGTTCCGCGTGGTCGAGGTCGCGCATCAGCGCCGACCCCGCATAGCCGCCCGTCACGCGCTTCGCCGGGCAGCCCATGTTGATGTCGATCACGTCGGCCCCCGCCGCCACGGCGATCCGGGCCCCTTCGCCCATCCAGTGCGGATCACAGCCGGCGATCTGCACCACGTGCGGGGACAGGCCCTCCCCCTCGGCGCGCAGCCGCGCCTCCTCCTCGCCGGCGGCAAGGCCGTCGCCCGGGACCATTTCCGACACGGTCCAGCCCACGCCGAACCGCGCCACCATCCGCCGGAAGGGCGCGTCCGTGATTCCGGACATGGGTGCGAGCGCAACGGGGGATGCCATCTCGAACGGCCCGATCGACAGCACGCGCCGGACAGGCGCAGGGGTCGATGGGTTGGTCATTCAACTGCCTATTTCGTAAGCGTGATGCGGTGATGCCTACACTTTAGACATCATTTTTCGCGCTGCACAAGAGGCGGGCCTCACGACAAGACAGGACGTGGTGAACGCGCTAGGGAAAGCGCTGAAAAACTGGACGCCCCGCATGCGCTCGAAACCCCATGTCGCCGCCATCGTCGTCGCCGCCGGCCGCGGCCTGCGCGCCGGCGGCGGCCGGCCGAAGCAGTACAGGATGCTGGCAGGCCGGCCGCTCCTGAGCCATGCGCTCCGTACATTCCAGCATCATGACGGCCTCAGCCAGCTCCTCGTGGTGATCGGCGCCGGAGACGAGGACCTCTACGGGGCGGCGGTGACGCTCTCGGCGACCCTGCTGCCGCCCGTCACGGGCGGTGAGACGCGGCAGGCCTCGGTGCTGGCGGGTCTCGAAGCGCTGGCGGCGACGCCCCCCGACATCGTCCTGGTCCACGACGCCGCCCGTCCCTTCGTCTCCGCGCGGCTCATCGACGACGCCATCGCGACCGTCGCGACCGGCGCCGTGGCCGCCGTCCCGGGCACCGCCGTGGTCGACACGATCAAGACGGTGGACGCCGACGGCCGGGTCGTCGGCACGCCGGAGCGCGCCGCCCTGCGCGCCGTGCAGACGCCACAGGCCTTCGCCTTCCCGGCTTTGCTGGACGCCCATCGCCGCGCGGCGGCGGCCGGCATCGTCGGCCTCACCGACGATGCCTCGGTGATGGAATGGGCCGGCCATCCCGTCACGGTCTTTCCGGGCGAGTC contains:
- a CDS encoding two-component system sensor histidine kinase NtrB yields the protein MKASAQMLPVHDSILNALPHPVISVSATGMVLDGNAAAEGFFQASISVLKRHALKELVPFGSPLLALVEQVRERHAPVNEYKVDLGTPRNGHERIVDIYVAPLAERPGDVVVMLQERTIADKMDRQLTHRGAARSVTALAAMLAHEIKNPLSGIRGAAQLLEASVDDQDRTLTRLICDEADRIVKLVDRMEVFSDERPVERQPVNIHVVLEHVKKLSQSGFARHIRFVEEYDPSLPPVFGNRDQLIQVFLNLVKNAAEAIGEQAGDGEILLTTAFRPGVRLTMPGMSSRVALPLEVCVRDNGPGVPDDLMPHLFDPFVTTKSSGTGLGLALVAKIVGDHGGIVECDSQPRKTVFRILLPMARVSQTDTNGRKAL
- the dusB gene encoding tRNA dihydrouridine synthase DusB; the protein is MTNPSTPAPVRRVLSIGPFEMASPVALAPMSGITDAPFRRMVARFGVGWTVSEMVPGDGLAAGEEEARLRAEGEGLSPHVVQIAGCDPHWMGEGARIAVAAGADVIDINMGCPAKRVTGGYAGSALMRDLDHAERLIEATVAAVGVPVTLKMRLGWDHASLNAPDLARRAEQAGVALVTVHGRTRQQFYKGRADWRAIAAVKAAVTVPVVANGDIETPEDAGLALAQSGADAVMVGRGAQGRPWLPSQVAAHLAGQTVPADPDLSTQLACAVELYEAQLAHYGLGVGIRHARKHLGWALDAAAATCGVGDDLLGEARRRVLTSEDPRRVVAALAESYDRFQWRRAA
- a CDS encoding bifunctional 2-C-methyl-D-erythritol 4-phosphate cytidylyltransferase/2-C-methyl-D-erythritol 2,4-cyclodiphosphate synthase: MRSKPHVAAIVVAAGRGLRAGGGRPKQYRMLAGRPLLSHALRTFQHHDGLSQLLVVIGAGDEDLYGAAVTLSATLLPPVTGGETRQASVLAGLEALAATPPDIVLVHDAARPFVSARLIDDAIATVATGAVAAVPGTAVVDTIKTVDADGRVVGTPERAALRAVQTPQAFAFPALLDAHRRAAAAGIVGLTDDASVMEWAGHPVTVFPGESGNVKLTLPEDFDAAKRRMQTAMNDVRVGQGYDVHAFTEGDHVWLGGIRIAHDRGVLAHSDGDVVLHAATDAILGALADGDIGTHFPPSDPQWRGASSDRFLAHAAGLLAARGGRLAMLDVTVVCEAPRVGPHREAMRERMAAILGVGTDRIAVKATTSEKMGFTGRREGLAALAVATVRLPGQ